The Clostridium botulinum BKT015925 genome includes the window GTTTCTACTAATAATTCTCCACCTTGATTCATTAGTATATCATGTAACTCTCCCGCAGTCATATCTTCATTTATTTCTACTTCTTGAGTCATTAACATATCCCCTGTATCAAGTCCTACATCCATAAGCATTGTTGTGTTTCCACTTTTTTTCTCGCCATTTATTATAACCCAATTAAGCGGAGCTGCTCCTCTATACTTTGGTAATAATGATGCATGAAGATTAATACAAGCATATTTAGGAATTTCTAAAACTTCTTTAGGTAAAATTTGTCCATACGCTACAACTATAATAAAATCAGGTTCTATATTTTTTAGTTTTTCTATAAATTCTGATTCATTTTTTAATTTAGTAGGCTGACAAACTTCAATATTATTTTTTAATGCCACTTCTTTTACAGGTGACATAGCCACTTTTTTTCCTCTACCCTTTGGTCTATCTGGTTGCGTGAAAACTGCCTCGACTCCAAAATTGTCAATAATAGCTTCAAGTGAAGGTACTGCAAATTCAGGAGTTCCCATAAAAACTATCTTCATATTATTCTTCTTCCTTTCCCTTTACTACTTTATCCATAAATAAAACACCATCTAAATGATCAAGTTCATGACAAATAGCTCTTGCTAGTAATGCTTCTCCATGAATCTCGACTTCTTCTCCTTTTTCATTTAGTGCCTTTGCTACAACTTTATATGGCCTTGTAACTTTTCCCTGTTTCCCCGGAAGACTTAAACATCCTTCATAATCAGTTTGACTGCCTTCTGAACTTATAATTTCAGGATTAATTAAAGATATAGGACCCTCTCCAACATCTATAACCACTAATCTTTTTAACACACCTATTTGTGGAGCTGCAAGCCCTACTCCATCTGCTTCATACATAGTTTCTTTCATATCTTCAATAAGTGTTAGTATTCTTTCGTTTATTTCATCTACTCTTTTACATGTTTTTCTTAATATAGTATCTTCGTTTACTCTTATATTTCTTAATGCCATTTTAACCCCTCCCAATATTTTGAAATTTTGCTTTTAAACTAATTTTTATAGTAAAGTGCTAGGATTAATATCTATACTAATCCTAAATTCATTATAAACATCTTGTAAGTTTTTATAAATAAAATTTTTTATATTTAATGCCAATTCATTATCAAATTGTCCTTTTATTAAAATTTGCCATCTGTAAAATTCTTTAACTTTTGATATTACACAAGGACAAGGTCCTAATATATCTATTTTATTATTTTTTTCAAGATTATTTTTTAATACAACCCCAATTTTTTGTATGTTTTTTATTAATAGATTTTCATTCTTGCTACTAATATTTATAGCAAGTATTTTCGAAAAAGGAGGATAGTTAAGATCATATCTTATTTCTATTTCTTCCTTATAAAAATTATCATAATCATTATTAGATGAATACTTTATACTATAATTTTCAGGACTATAAGTTTGCACTATAACTTTTCCTTTTTTTTCACCTCTCCCTGCTCTTCCACCTACTTGAGTTATTAGCTGAAATGTTTTTTCACCCGAACGAAAATCAGGCAAATTCAAGGATATATCTGCTGCGATTACTCCTA containing:
- the fmt gene encoding methionyl-tRNA formyltransferase; the encoded protein is MKIVFMGTPEFAVPSLEAIIDNFGVEAVFTQPDRPKGRGKKVAMSPVKEVALKNNIEVCQPTKLKNESEFIEKLKNIEPDFIIVVAYGQILPKEVLEIPKYACINLHASLLPKYRGAAPLNWVIINGEKKSGNTTMLMDVGLDTGDMLMTQEVEINEDMTAGELHDILMNQGGELLVETINKMVKGEINPQKQDESSTCYASMLDKNMACIDWKNSAKNIHNLIRGLNPWPVAYTHYNDKAMKIYKSQMLNEKSDKEPGTIIEVSKNGLKVVCGDGTLLVEEIQFPGKKSLRVEEYIRGNSIDVGSILK
- the def gene encoding peptide deformylase, which encodes MALRNIRVNEDTILRKTCKRVDEINERILTLIEDMKETMYEADGVGLAAPQIGVLKRLVVIDVGEGPISLINPEIISSEGSQTDYEGCLSLPGKQGKVTRPYKVVAKALNEKGEEVEIHGEALLARAICHELDHLDGVLFMDKVVKGKEEE